Proteins found in one Clostridium kluyveri DSM 555 genomic segment:
- a CDS encoding ribonuclease Z, producing the protein MLDVCLLGCGGSMPIPDRNLTAMIVSYQGRKLLIDCGEGTQVSLKILGWKIRNIDVILFTHFHADHIAGLPGLLLTIANSGRLEPITIIGPYGLIKIVMGLKVIAPVLPYSIELVELHGKEKYFQKIGYFNINILSVDHGIPCFAYSIDVQRNRKFDREKALKNKVPLIFWSKLQKGEEIKQRDKLYTPDMVLGYGRRGLKISYCTDSRPSRELVEFVKKSDVFICEGMYGDDEKKHKAISYKHMIFSEAAVIAKEAEVEELWLTHFSPSLIEPQAYIENAKNIFKNTIIGQDRYVKSINFKE; encoded by the coding sequence ATGTTGGATGTGTGCTTGTTAGGATGTGGAGGAAGTATGCCTATACCGGACAGAAATCTTACAGCTATGATAGTTTCCTACCAAGGAAGAAAGTTGCTTATAGACTGTGGTGAAGGTACTCAGGTAAGTTTAAAAATATTGGGATGGAAAATTAGAAATATAGACGTGATTTTATTTACACATTTTCATGCAGATCATATAGCAGGACTTCCGGGACTACTGCTTACCATAGCAAATTCAGGAAGATTAGAGCCTATAACTATAATAGGACCTTATGGATTGATAAAAATTGTTATGGGTCTTAAAGTAATAGCACCGGTACTTCCCTATAGTATAGAGCTAGTTGAACTTCATGGAAAAGAGAAATATTTTCAAAAAATAGGATACTTTAATATAAATATATTATCTGTAGATCATGGAATACCTTGTTTTGCATATTCAATAGATGTACAGAGAAATAGAAAATTCGATAGGGAGAAGGCCTTAAAAAATAAAGTACCGTTGATTTTCTGGAGTAAACTTCAAAAGGGAGAAGAAATAAAACAAAGGGATAAATTGTATACACCTGATATGGTGCTTGGATATGGTCGTAGAGGATTAAAAATATCCTATTGTACAGATTCAAGACCTAGTAGGGAATTGGTTGAATTTGTAAAGAAATCTGATGTTTTTATATGTGAAGGAATGTATGGAGATGATGAAAAAAAGCATAAGGCTATTTCATATAAGCATATGATTTTTTCGGAAGCGGCAGTTATTGCTAAAGAGGCAGAGGTAGAAGAACTATGGCTCACCCACTTTAGTCCTTCCCTGATTGAAC
- a CDS encoding helix-turn-helix domain-containing protein, giving the protein MLNGKKIRDIRVSLGYTTQDIQNITRNTKFKTSISKSYLEELERGDKKNPSLEKVAVIAKILGCKIDDLILSA; this is encoded by the coding sequence ATGTTAAACGGAAAAAAAATTCGTGATATAAGAGTAAGTTTAGGGTATACTACTCAGGATATCCAAAATATTACTAGAAATACCAAATTTAAAACTTCAATCTCAAAATCTTATTTAGAAGAACTGGAGAGAGGGGATAAGAAAAATCCGAGCCTTGAAAAAGTTGCTGTAATTGCAAAAATACTTGGCTGTAAAATTGATGATTTAATATTAAGTGCATAG
- a CDS encoding methyl-accepting chemotaxis protein produces MRQFKLSELPNYIKNKIKKFKLPFIVSKIKKFNLSFVISKIREFQSPFLKAKIKRLGLLSFNSVVVKIIAQIALLVVLICGVLGVIACYSSYKTMEKSIDSSLQDKAVESSKLIASMLNQEAKVMIEIANREEIKSMNPLSQIPVLEERAKALNYASLSVMNLKGLTYIQSGEKTQMNLESNDSKYLRNALNGNTEIEGPYFNVNGEQIIAVAVPIKDNSSKVVGVLFSNISMENLNKLVQSMKVGKSGYCFIINEQGTKVVHKNLTLVLNGDNTIKNAKKDKSLTSLAELEGNMIKGKSGSGYYKEGTKDMFMAYSPIPNSHWYLGITIDKKEIFNEVQVLKYKIIFITVIFIVVGLLMALLIARGIKKPLFKIREYALELSKFNLNYSIQIEQKDEFGDTASALNYAMEDIKNIIEGIKKESRQTLKVTNSVNEMFEKSNKELNLVCDKSSEICSNISQTLYSIEGVDEKISKVKDKIRGIVREVNGGMILIESIKEKAANIKKDTEESKRNLEDYYIKSSEKLKKSLEAVKVVSTISKVAEKIKHISKNINLLALNARIESVKAGEYGKGFMVVAEEVGKLAVQSSDMVNTIQDNVKDILLSVVELSDSAEGMLKMIENNILSDYEKVIDISNEYEEDGRKFESVIQIFSELTENVNSSSVEISEIMDSIVDSANQCTETSINISDNIEKIESENKSIAMFTVENASKASNLLHILKKFNT; encoded by the coding sequence ATGAGGCAATTTAAATTATCAGAGTTACCTAATTACATAAAGAACAAGATAAAAAAATTTAAGTTACCCTTTATAGTAAGTAAAATAAAAAAATTTAATTTATCATTTGTAATAAGCAAAATAAGAGAATTTCAGTCTCCATTTTTAAAAGCTAAAATAAAGAGATTGGGCTTATTGTCTTTTAATAGTGTAGTTGTGAAGATAATTGCCCAGATAGCTCTATTGGTTGTATTAATCTGTGGTGTTCTTGGAGTAATAGCCTGCTATAGTTCCTATAAGACAATGGAAAAAAGTATAGATTCTTCACTTCAGGATAAAGCGGTGGAATCATCTAAATTGATAGCATCCATGTTAAATCAGGAAGCTAAAGTTATGATTGAAATAGCAAATAGAGAAGAAATAAAGTCTATGAATCCTCTTTCTCAAATTCCTGTCTTAGAAGAAAGGGCAAAAGCATTAAATTATGCAAGTCTTAGTGTAATGAATTTAAAAGGACTAACTTATATCCAAAGTGGGGAAAAAACACAGATGAATTTAGAAAGTAATGATTCAAAATATCTTAGAAATGCATTGAATGGGAATACGGAAATTGAAGGTCCTTATTTTAATGTTAACGGAGAACAAATAATTGCAGTTGCCGTTCCTATAAAGGATAATAGCAGTAAGGTTGTGGGAGTATTATTTTCAAATATCAGTATGGAAAATTTAAATAAACTTGTTCAGAGTATGAAAGTTGGTAAAAGTGGGTATTGTTTTATAATTAATGAACAGGGTACTAAAGTAGTTCATAAGAATTTAACCCTGGTTTTAAATGGGGATAATACCATAAAAAATGCGAAGAAAGATAAATCTCTTACCTCTCTTGCAGAACTGGAAGGAAATATGATAAAGGGCAAAAGTGGGTCAGGCTACTATAAGGAAGGAACAAAGGATATGTTTATGGCATATTCACCTATACCTAATTCACATTGGTATCTTGGAATCACCATAGATAAAAAAGAGATATTTAATGAAGTACAGGTGCTTAAATACAAAATAATCTTTATAACTGTTATATTTATAGTGGTAGGGCTTCTTATGGCACTGCTTATAGCAAGGGGCATAAAAAAACCTCTATTTAAAATAAGGGAATATGCTCTTGAATTATCTAAATTTAATTTAAACTATAGTATACAAATTGAACAAAAAGATGAATTTGGAGACACAGCTTCAGCGTTAAATTATGCCATGGAGGATATAAAAAATATTATAGAAGGCATAAAAAAAGAAAGTAGACAAACACTTAAAGTTACTAATAGTGTAAATGAAATGTTTGAAAAATCCAATAAAGAACTAAATCTTGTATGTGATAAATCCTCTGAAATATGTTCTAATATATCACAAACATTGTATTCCATAGAAGGAGTAGATGAAAAAATTTCAAAAGTAAAAGATAAAATACGTGGTATAGTAAGAGAAGTTAATGGAGGAATGATCCTTATAGAGAGTATAAAGGAAAAAGCTGCAAATATTAAAAAGGATACAGAAGAGTCAAAACGTAATTTAGAAGATTATTATATTAAATCCAGTGAAAAATTGAAAAAGTCATTAGAAGCGGTTAAAGTTGTAAGTACTATTTCAAAAGTGGCAGAAAAAATAAAACATATATCAAAAAATATAAATTTGCTGGCTTTAAATGCCCGTATTGAGTCTGTAAAAGCAGGAGAATATGGAAAAGGATTTATGGTAGTGGCAGAGGAGGTGGGAAAGCTTGCTGTACAGTCCTCTGATATGGTAAATACCATACAGGACAATGTAAAGGATATTTTATTATCTGTAGTAGAACTGTCGGATTCAGCAGAGGGAATGTTAAAGATGATAGAGAATAATATTCTGTCAGACTATGAAAAAGTTATAGACATAAGTAATGAATATGAAGAAGATGGTAGAAAATTCGAGTCTGTGATACAAATATTTTCTGAATTAACGGAAAATGTTAACAGCTCATCTGTAGAAATAAGTGAAATAATGGATTCGATAGTAGATTCTGCAAATCAGTGTACGGAAACTTCTATAAATATATCAGATAATATAGAAAAAATAGAAAGTGAGAACAAATCCATAGCAATGTTTACTGTGGAAAATGCATCAAAGGCCAGCAATCTTCTTCACATATTAAAAAAATTCAATACTTGA
- the pdxT gene encoding pyridoxal 5'-phosphate synthase glutaminase subunit PdxT has protein sequence MRIGVLSFQGGVIEHIHHIESLKAIPVEIKNKYELNNIDGIILPGGESTTMGKLLMDTDMLEPLREKILKGLPTWGTCAGMILLANSIENSNKSYLKVIDIKVRRNAYGSQIDSFYYETLIPDISSSKIPLVFIRAPFITYLGSNVKSLCSIKGNVVAARYKNILVTSFHPELTDDLSFHKYFLSTCR, from the coding sequence ATGAGAATAGGAGTATTATCATTTCAAGGAGGGGTAATAGAACATATTCATCATATTGAATCACTTAAAGCTATTCCTGTAGAAATAAAGAATAAATATGAATTAAATAATATTGATGGGATTATACTCCCAGGTGGAGAGAGTACTACTATGGGTAAACTTTTAATGGATACAGATATGCTTGAACCTTTAAGAGAAAAAATACTCAAAGGACTGCCAACCTGGGGAACTTGTGCCGGTATGATATTACTTGCAAATTCCATAGAGAATTCAAATAAAAGTTATCTTAAGGTTATAGATATTAAAGTAAGAAGAAATGCATATGGAAGTCAAATAGATAGTTTTTATTATGAGACACTAATTCCTGATATATCATCTTCTAAGATACCTCTGGTTTTTATAAGAGCCCCCTTTATTACCTACCTTGGCAGTAATGTGAAAAGTTTATGCAGTATAAAAGGCAATGTAGTTGCTGCAAGATATAAAAATATTCTCGTAACTTCATTTCATCCTGAACTTACAGATGATTTAAGTTTTCATAAATACTTTTTATCTACGTGCAGATAA
- the pdxS gene encoding pyridoxal 5'-phosphate synthase lyase subunit PdxS, which yields MNKYEINKNLAQMLKGGVIMDVVNKEQAVIAEKAGACAVMALERVPSDIRKQGGVARMSDPKMIKEIKKAVSIPVMAKVRIGHFVEAQVLQQLNIDFIDESEVLTPADSFYHINKWDFEVPFVCGARNLGEALRRIGEGASMIRTKGEAGTGNVVEAVTHMRTMIDEIGKVKSAKPEELMTFAKEFQALYDLIKYVWENGKLPVVNFAAGGIATPADAALMMQLGAEGVFVGSGIFKSENPEKRAHAIVLATTYYNDPKTIQEVSEDIGEPMPGIEIENLKEKYAGRGW from the coding sequence ATGAACAAATATGAAATAAATAAAAATTTAGCTCAAATGTTAAAAGGTGGAGTGATAATGGATGTGGTAAATAAAGAACAAGCCGTTATTGCTGAAAAGGCAGGAGCTTGTGCTGTTATGGCTCTTGAAAGAGTACCCTCAGATATAAGAAAACAGGGTGGAGTTGCAAGAATGTCCGATCCTAAAATGATAAAAGAAATAAAAAAGGCGGTGTCAATACCTGTTATGGCAAAAGTTAGAATAGGACATTTTGTAGAAGCTCAGGTATTACAGCAATTAAATATAGATTTTATAGATGAAAGTGAGGTTTTAACTCCTGCAGATAGCTTTTATCACATAAATAAGTGGGATTTTGAAGTACCTTTTGTATGTGGAGCTAGAAATTTGGGAGAAGCACTTAGAAGAATAGGGGAAGGAGCATCCATGATAAGGACTAAAGGAGAGGCTGGCACTGGAAATGTAGTTGAAGCTGTAACCCATATGAGAACTATGATAGATGAGATAGGAAAAGTTAAAAGTGCAAAACCTGAAGAACTCATGACATTTGCAAAAGAATTTCAGGCACTTTATGATTTAATAAAATATGTATGGGAAAATGGAAAACTTCCTGTAGTAAACTTTGCAGCAGGTGGAATTGCAACTCCTGCAGATGCAGCACTTATGATGCAGTTGGGGGCCGAAGGTGTATTTGTAGGCTCGGGAATATTTAAATCTGAAAATCCAGAAAAAAGAGCCCATGCTATTGTACTTGCCACAACTTATTACAATGATCCTAAGACAATTCAGGAAGTTTCAGAAGATATTGGAGAGCCCATGCCTGGAATTGAAATTGAAAACTTAAAAGAGAAATATGCAGGGCGGGGATGGTAG
- a CDS encoding ectonucleotide pyrophosphatase/phosphodiesterase has product MSAISKYLYVISLDALSSLDFQYISTLPNFKNFLAEASYCKNVYSVYPTLTYPAHVSIVTGKYPKNHGIVNNTLLQPNRKSPDWYWYRDNIKGDTFYDLAVEKGMKVGALLWPVTAKSKIQYNMPEIFANRFWKSQILVSLLNGTPLFQYELNKRFGYLRDGIRQPNLDNFVHQSLLYTIENKWLDLTLVHYTDLDSIRHDYGFNSKEAKLALKRHDKRIGEIVQALKEKGIYEESTIIILGDHSSLDVNKVINLNILLRDRGYIEVNSKGKIIDYKAIFKSCDGCGYLYVKENNFKILKEITKLIEDFNRVHECIDAIYSREKALEFGADGRCSLLLEAKLPYYFQDKICGKLIEEFNGGNLQRENGCKLCNHGYSPFKPDYTTVFMASGKGIKKGVIVEEMSLVDEGPTIAKLLGLELKNTDGKVLEYILDENCTKQISN; this is encoded by the coding sequence ATGAGTGCAATATCAAAATACTTATATGTTATTTCATTAGATGCATTATCTAGTTTGGATTTTCAATATATCAGCACTTTACCCAATTTTAAAAACTTTCTAGCTGAAGCTTCCTACTGTAAAAATGTGTATAGTGTATATCCTACATTAACTTATCCTGCCCATGTATCTATTGTTACAGGAAAATATCCTAAAAATCATGGAATAGTAAATAATACTTTGCTTCAGCCTAATAGAAAATCTCCAGATTGGTATTGGTATAGGGATAATATAAAAGGAGATACTTTTTATGACCTGGCTGTAGAAAAGGGAATGAAAGTAGGAGCACTGCTGTGGCCTGTTACTGCGAAGTCAAAAATACAGTACAATATGCCGGAGATTTTTGCCAATAGGTTTTGGAAAAGTCAGATTCTGGTGTCCTTGTTAAATGGTACTCCTTTATTTCAATATGAGTTAAATAAAAGGTTCGGTTATTTAAGAGATGGTATAAGACAACCCAACCTTGATAATTTTGTTCACCAGTCATTATTATATACTATAGAGAATAAGTGGCTGGATTTAACTTTAGTGCATTATACGGATTTAGATAGCATAAGGCATGATTATGGCTTTAATTCCAAGGAGGCCAAACTTGCTTTAAAAAGGCATGATAAAAGAATAGGAGAAATAGTACAGGCACTTAAAGAAAAAGGTATATATGAGGAAAGTACTATTATTATTTTAGGTGACCACAGCAGTCTGGATGTGAATAAGGTAATTAATCTTAATATCCTTTTGAGAGATAGAGGGTATATTGAAGTCAATTCAAAAGGTAAGATAATTGACTATAAGGCTATATTTAAAAGTTGTGATGGTTGTGGGTATTTATACGTAAAAGAAAATAATTTTAAAATATTAAAAGAAATTACAAAGTTAATTGAGGATTTCAATAGAGTACATGAATGTATAGATGCTATTTATTCCAGGGAAAAAGCTTTAGAATTTGGTGCTGATGGGAGGTGTTCTTTGTTGCTTGAGGCAAAACTTCCCTATTATTTTCAAGATAAGATTTGTGGAAAGTTGATAGAGGAATTTAATGGGGGGAATTTACAGAGAGAAAATGGATGTAAGTTATGCAACCATGGATATTCTCCTTTTAAGCCTGATTATACTACTGTATTTATGGCATCAGGCAAGGGGATAAAAAAAGGAGTAATTGTAGAAGAGATGAGTTTAGTGGATGAAGGACCAACTATTGCTAAGCTGTTAGGATTAGAATTGAAAAATACAGATGGAAAAGTCTTAGAATATATATTGGATGAAAATTGTACAAAACAAATTAGTAATTAA
- a CDS encoding biotin--[acetyl-CoA-carboxylase] ligase yields MKYEVLHILKKNTHTFVSGQLISDKLGVSRTAVWKYINNLKKEGYIIDSSSKKGYKLLESPDMLSFEEIEKYLKTKYIGKKIVYLESVDSTNNKAKELASKGENHGTLVIAEEQLGGRGRLGRAWCSPKYKGIWLSIILRPDINPMQIPKLTQIAAASVIESLKDFKIEATIKWPNDIILNGKKICGILTEMNAEMNKVHYVVLGIGINANLGEEDFQKDILSKATSIKIETGLTLDRKSFVGNLVNKFEYLYEEFEKTQNIESSIKICRTNSAVIGKIIRIIRGENETFAKALDLDKNGGLIVQYENGTRENLISGEISIRGLNGYI; encoded by the coding sequence ATGAAATATGAAGTACTTCATATATTAAAAAAAAATACCCATACATTTGTATCCGGTCAATTAATAAGCGACAAACTGGGTGTAAGCCGTACTGCTGTGTGGAAATACATAAATAATTTAAAAAAAGAAGGCTATATAATAGACTCTTCTTCCAAAAAGGGATATAAATTATTGGAATCTCCAGACATGCTATCTTTTGAAGAAATTGAAAAATACTTAAAAACAAAGTATATAGGTAAAAAAATTGTCTATCTTGAAAGCGTAGATTCTACTAATAATAAAGCAAAAGAGCTGGCCAGTAAAGGTGAAAATCATGGCACTTTAGTCATAGCTGAGGAACAACTAGGAGGCCGCGGAAGGCTGGGAAGAGCATGGTGTTCTCCTAAGTACAAGGGTATATGGCTATCTATAATCTTAAGGCCAGATATAAACCCCATGCAAATACCTAAGCTCACTCAAATAGCCGCCGCTTCCGTAATAGAAAGCTTAAAGGATTTTAAAATAGAAGCAACTATAAAATGGCCTAACGATATAATACTCAATGGTAAAAAAATATGTGGTATTTTAACTGAAATGAATGCCGAAATGAATAAAGTACACTATGTAGTATTAGGGATAGGTATAAATGCCAACTTAGGTGAAGAAGATTTTCAAAAGGATATACTGAGTAAAGCCACATCTATTAAAATAGAGACAGGACTTACTTTAGATAGAAAATCCTTTGTAGGAAATTTAGTAAATAAATTCGAATACTTATATGAAGAATTTGAAAAAACACAAAATATTGAATCTTCTATAAAAATTTGCAGAACCAATTCTGCCGTTATAGGAAAAATTATAAGAATAATTAGAGGGGAAAATGAAACCTTTGCAAAAGCTTTAGATCTAGATAAAAATGGAGGATTAATAGTTCAATATGAAAATGGAACCCGTGAAAATCTTATATCTGGGGAAATTTCTATACGAGGATTAAATGGATATATTTAA
- the iadA gene encoding beta-aspartyl-peptidase, with protein MILIKNVEIFAPESLGKKDILICFDKIAYISENTHIPKGNFPEIEIIEGNGLKAAPGIIDLHIHINGAGGEGGFNTRTPEMNLTDFTLNGITTCIGLLGTDGITRNMGALLAKSRALEIEGLSTYCWTGCYAVPTRTLTDSIRGDIILVDKIIGAGEIAISDHRGSHPSENDLIHLACETRVGGLISDKCGILHMHVGDGKNGLNAVFNLIDNSNIPFENLLPTHLNRNSLLRKQCVEYVKIGGFVDITTGIKNEGDEAVSASQLYNTLLKEHISPYHITMSSDAGGSMPFFDDKGNLTKLTRGMPNTNINSIKESIELGIPLELALIPLTSSPAKLLKLKNKGKITEGCDADLILLDNKLNINTVISKGKVMVQNYSPLVYGTFENS; from the coding sequence ATGATTTTAATAAAAAATGTAGAAATATTTGCTCCCGAGTCTTTGGGAAAAAAAGACATATTAATATGTTTTGATAAAATAGCCTATATATCTGAAAATACACATATACCCAAAGGAAATTTTCCTGAAATTGAAATAATAGAGGGAAATGGCCTAAAAGCAGCTCCGGGTATAATTGACCTTCACATACATATAAACGGTGCTGGAGGTGAAGGAGGATTTAATACCCGTACCCCCGAGATGAATCTCACAGATTTTACTTTAAATGGCATTACAACCTGTATAGGTCTTTTGGGTACAGACGGAATAACAAGAAATATGGGTGCATTACTGGCAAAATCAAGAGCTCTTGAAATAGAAGGCTTATCTACATACTGCTGGACAGGATGTTATGCAGTACCTACAAGAACCCTTACAGACAGCATAAGAGGAGATATAATACTCGTAGATAAAATAATAGGGGCCGGTGAAATAGCCATTTCAGATCACAGGGGAAGTCATCCTTCTGAAAATGATTTAATACATTTAGCCTGTGAAACCAGAGTAGGTGGACTCATTTCAGACAAATGCGGAATATTACATATGCATGTAGGTGATGGAAAGAATGGATTAAATGCCGTATTTAATTTGATAGATAACTCAAATATACCTTTTGAGAACTTATTGCCTACACACCTTAATAGAAATAGTCTATTACGTAAACAATGTGTAGAATATGTAAAAATCGGTGGTTTTGTGGACATAACCACTGGAATTAAAAATGAAGGAGATGAAGCTGTAAGTGCCTCTCAGCTATACAATACATTACTAAAAGAACATATTTCTCCTTATCACATAACAATGAGTTCTGATGCTGGAGGCAGTATGCCATTCTTTGATGACAAAGGTAATCTAACTAAACTAACCAGAGGTATGCCAAATACAAACATTAACTCAATAAAAGAATCTATAGAGTTGGGTATACCTTTGGAGCTGGCTCTCATTCCCCTTACTTCCTCCCCTGCAAAATTGCTAAAATTGAAAAACAAAGGCAAAATAACTGAAGGCTGTGATGCTGATTTAATTTTATTAGACAATAAATTAAATATTAATACTGTCATAAGCAAAGGGAAAGTAATGGTTCAAAATTACTCCCCCTTAGTTTACGGTACCTTTGAAAATAGTTAA
- a CDS encoding ATP-binding protein → MIRKIVDINEEKCNGCGLCAEACHENAIELVNGKAKLISDEYCDGLGDCLPECPTGAISIIERESRAYDEELVTKRIKEIKKLKEQKPMPCGCPGTAAKKIKRNYHDDKVKVKNTENISDALKSTSELNQWPVQLKLINSNADYLKEANLLVAADCSAYAYGNFHKDFIKNHITVIGCPKLDDIKYYEDKFIEIIKNNNLKSITVVRMEVPCCSGIVNAVKNAMLKTQTILSYREVIISTEGNIIFNS, encoded by the coding sequence ATGATAAGAAAAATTGTTGATATAAATGAAGAAAAGTGTAATGGATGCGGTTTGTGTGCAGAGGCATGTCATGAAAATGCCATAGAATTGGTAAATGGGAAAGCAAAGCTTATAAGTGATGAGTATTGTGATGGACTGGGAGACTGCCTTCCTGAGTGTCCTACTGGCGCTATAAGTATAATTGAAAGGGAAAGTAGAGCATATGATGAGGAGCTTGTTACAAAGAGAATTAAAGAAATAAAAAAATTGAAAGAACAAAAACCAATGCCCTGTGGATGTCCGGGTACAGCTGCAAAAAAAATAAAGAGAAATTACCATGATGATAAAGTAAAGGTGAAAAATACAGAGAATATATCAGATGCATTAAAGAGTACATCTGAATTAAATCAATGGCCCGTTCAATTAAAACTTATAAATAGCAATGCAGACTATCTTAAAGAGGCAAACTTACTTGTAGCTGCTGACTGTAGCGCTTATGCCTACGGTAATTTCCATAAAGATTTCATAAAGAACCACATCACGGTAATAGGATGTCCTAAACTAGATGATATAAAATATTATGAGGATAAATTTATAGAAATTATAAAAAACAATAACTTAAAAAGTATAACTGTGGTCAGAATGGAAGTACCCTGCTGCAGCGGCATTGTAAATGCAGTTAAAAATGCTATGTTGAAAACACAAACTATACTTTCATACAGGGAAGTTATAATATCTACAGAGGGGAATATTATTTTCAACTCTTAA
- a CDS encoding Crp/Fnr family transcriptional regulator has protein sequence MENAINALEKCVLTKNFSKESIEDFLKNINYTLSSYSKGEIIAVEEWNCSKIGIVIKGNVEVQKIFASGKTITISRLEESDIFGEVIIFSNRSTYPATIVSSNESIIMFISKEDILNIFPLFPAFLNNFMTLLSDKILMLNRKLKNISYETIRQKIAFYILEEYAQKKNLKIHLSYTRKEMAELLGIPRPSLSRELINMKRDNIIDFHRNNIVIKDLETLRNLLF, from the coding sequence ATGGAAAACGCTATTAATGCACTAGAGAAATGTGTGCTTACAAAAAATTTTTCTAAAGAATCCATAGAAGATTTTTTAAAAAATATAAATTATACCCTCTCCTCCTACTCTAAAGGAGAAATTATAGCCGTGGAAGAATGGAATTGTTCCAAAATAGGCATAGTTATAAAAGGAAATGTGGAGGTACAAAAAATATTCGCCTCTGGAAAAACTATTACAATAAGCAGGCTGGAAGAAAGTGATATTTTTGGAGAAGTTATAATATTTTCTAACAGGAGCACCTACCCTGCTACCATAGTTTCATCAAATGAATCTATTATAATGTTTATCTCCAAAGAGGATATATTGAACATATTTCCCTTATTTCCTGCATTTTTAAATAACTTCATGACTTTATTATCCGACAAAATATTAATGTTAAATAGAAAACTTAAAAACATATCTTATGAAACTATTCGTCAAAAAATTGCTTTTTATATTTTAGAGGAATATGCCCAGAAAAAAAATTTAAAGATACATTTATCCTATACACGAAAAGAAATGGCAGAACTGCTTGGAATTCCGAGGCCCTCTCTCTCAAGGGAACTTATAAATATGAAAAGGGATAATATAATAGACTTTCATAGAAATAACATTGTAATAAAAGATCTGGAAACTTTAAGAAATTTATTATTTTGA
- a CDS encoding sporulation protein YjcZ: protein MSRCGRRYDSGCGGFGRGKEVLVIIILLLLCCGANCGSIC, encoded by the coding sequence ATGTCAAGATGTGGTCGTAGATATGATAGTGGTTGCGGTGGATTTGGACGTGGAAAAGAAGTACTAGTTATAATAATACTTTTATTATTATGTTGTGGTGCTAATTGCGGTAGTATTTGCTAA
- a CDS encoding SIMPL domain-containing protein: MLTLKGINLLKRKWPLIFMSTVMFLFLFGTISASNYKVLAAETRTINVTGDGEVNVVPDIANLSLGVTTEDSTVDKAQQNNSAAINKVVEAIKAAGVAAEDIKTSNYYINPKYNYNEETGTSTIIGYTVDSTLNVTVKNIASVGNVIDIAVANGANNSNGVTFGVSDYEKYYNKALANAILNAKSKAQAIADTLDVKLSTLTTVTENSNGIPSEYPVFYDSSSVKNSGGQGTTIETGLYKIKANVSLVYQY, translated from the coding sequence GTGTTAACTTTGAAAGGTATTAACTTGTTAAAAAGGAAATGGCCATTAATTTTTATGTCTACAGTTATGTTTCTCTTCTTATTTGGAACGATTTCAGCTTCCAATTATAAGGTATTAGCTGCAGAAACCAGAACCATAAATGTTACTGGAGATGGTGAAGTGAATGTAGTACCTGATATTGCTAATTTATCTTTAGGAGTAACTACAGAAGATAGTACGGTAGACAAAGCCCAACAAAACAACTCTGCTGCAATAAATAAGGTTGTTGAAGCTATAAAAGCAGCAGGAGTAGCAGCTGAGGATATTAAAACCTCAAATTATTATATTAACCCTAAATATAATTATAATGAGGAAACAGGAACTAGTACAATTATTGGATATACAGTTGATAGTACTTTGAATGTTACAGTTAAAAATATAGCTTCAGTTGGAAATGTAATTGATATTGCGGTGGCAAATGGGGCGAATAACTCAAATGGAGTAACTTTTGGAGTTAGTGATTATGAAAAATACTATAATAAAGCCTTGGCAAATGCCATATTAAATGCAAAATCTAAAGCACAGGCAATAGCTGATACATTGGATGTGAAACTATCAACTTTAACTACAGTAACAGAGAATTCAAATGGCATTCCTAGTGAATATCCTGTTTTCTATGATTCATCATCAGTAAAAAACTCTGGAGGACAAGGTACTACTATAGAAACAGGACTTTATAAAATAAAAGCTAATGTAAGCTTAGTCTATCAGTATTAG